Proteins from a genomic interval of Paenibacillus sp. FSL R5-0623:
- a CDS encoding carbohydrate ABC transporter permease: MHHASRAYRWFLGFNYVILTILALLCLFPIVNILAISFSSSDAVKAGSVTFWPVDFTLSSYQYILENQQFLNSFGTSLLRVVLGVTTNLIFTILVAYPLSKEAAKFRSRTFYAWIFVFTMLFSGGLIPGYLVVKEAGLLDSIWALILPGAVPIFNVLLMLNFFRGLPKELEEASWMDGAGHFRTLCSIYLPISLPSIATITLFAMVGHWNAWFDGMIYMKSPEGYPLATYLQSMLQQVTMIQSEMMTLEDATLLSQVSDRTTQASQIFLSVIPILLVYPFLQRYFVHGLVVGSVKG; the protein is encoded by the coding sequence ATGCACCATGCTTCAAGAGCCTATCGGTGGTTTCTAGGGTTTAACTACGTCATCCTGACGATTCTTGCCTTGTTATGCCTGTTCCCGATTGTGAATATATTAGCGATTTCATTTAGTTCAAGTGATGCGGTAAAAGCGGGTAGCGTTACATTCTGGCCTGTCGATTTCACGTTGTCCTCCTATCAATACATTCTGGAAAATCAGCAATTCCTGAACTCATTCGGCACAAGCCTTCTTCGTGTCGTTCTGGGGGTTACAACCAATCTGATCTTCACGATTCTCGTAGCTTATCCGCTCTCCAAAGAGGCTGCCAAATTCCGTTCAAGAACGTTCTATGCCTGGATATTCGTATTCACCATGTTATTCAGTGGAGGATTGATCCCGGGTTACCTGGTGGTTAAGGAAGCGGGGCTGTTGGATTCCATCTGGGCTTTGATTCTACCGGGCGCCGTTCCGATCTTCAATGTACTTCTAATGCTTAATTTTTTCCGGGGATTGCCGAAGGAGCTTGAAGAAGCTTCCTGGATGGATGGGGCAGGACATTTCCGCACCCTATGCAGCATCTATCTTCCTATTTCTCTTCCCAGTATCGCGACCATTACGCTGTTTGCCATGGTGGGACACTGGAATGCCTGGTTCGATGGCATGATCTACATGAAGAGCCCGGAAGGCTATCCGCTGGCTACATATCTTCAGTCCATGTTACAGCAGGTGACGATGATTCAGAGCGAGATGATGACGCTAGAGGATGCAACGCTCTTAAGTCAGGTATCGGATAGAACAACCCAAGCTTCCCAGATCTTTTTGTCCGTTATTCCGATTCTGCTCGTGTATCCGTTCCTGCAGCGGTATTTCGTTCATGGGCTTGTCGTCGGAAGTGTAAAGGGATAA